The segment TAATGTAATAATCATGTATTATATATGCTTAATTTAATaatcatatattatatatgctgTCTGTTATTTTACAGGAACCAAAGAGCGCTTGCTTAATTAATTCAGCTTTAGATTAATGGTACCTTTCTGTGGTTGCATCTTCTATTGTAAAGGCTTTGACTTATTGTGCTGTTATACTTAAGCTGCATTGATTTAATGAATGATGAATTGTTGGTTGTAAGAAGATGCCCTACTGGGTGTCACTTTTTATTTGCTATGCTAATGTTTGTTCCAGTTTCtattcccattttgaaaataataaaataataattcacaTCTTCAGAGATGAAAACAAAAGAGTCaacaagaaaaatgttattaaactttaCGGATGAAGATATGGTAAGATGTGCAAAGTCTTTATCTGttattcttttttctcaaacatTATCATACATCAATATGGGtaagtaaaatgaaaagataaCATGAGTATATTTAAGAGTCCCTGCCCCTAGTCCGACACACTTGAATCAAATGGCCggattagctcctcagtatgtagtcaagttctccagagtcctgcttatgatctgattatttgactcaggtatGTTGGACCAAGGATACATAAAAAAGTTGCAGTACAACGGATctcaaggactggagtttgacacctctgatcGTGGAGAATAACAGTTAGTAAAGCAATCATGCAGTTTcgaaaagttaaaaataaaacacacagtgACAGCGGCACTCGTGTTCTGAGCTGTGAAAGTTACACCATCTTCTCAAATGGTTTTAGCAAAACTAGTCCACCTGGGTTGGCCCTGATAATGTGAAACTTGAAACAAATTATTGACTTTTCTAATAAAAATCTACGGGTTTTGTTTCGTGAACCGCCCAAACGGCGCTTCAAATAAATGTGAGAAAACTATGTCGAAACCCTACAAGGTGTGAAAAATTAACATAGCctttgtgaaaacattttatttttgtgttctttgAGGGAAGTATGAAAAGGGAAATGGGTTTAGGGCGGTGTCTTAAACTGTTTTTTCTCAACTTTAGTGCACTGCTTTGTGCTATTTAGTAGTTCTATAGTTACGGATTCCTGTATTTAGTTTGTCAGTCTTTGTGTTCATTTGAACAAACTCCTTTACTGCATTAACTTTTATTCTGATACCTGTCTTGTTTATTCTGTGTATCTCTAGTGAGTCTCTCTGGGTTGCCCAAGTTCAGGTTCTCCCACAGCTGATCCACATAGGTTTCTTATATTAAAGCATCACTTTTTTCATAATTCTGCCTACTCCTAGCATACAGATACACGATGTAAAGATAAGATATGTACTTCTTTGCATCAGcaatttggatttttcttttaccaAAGCTTCAGGACCTAAAGTATAAATTGAATCTCAGGTtttaatcaaaaactgaaaaattatttaaaaaataacctttCGAGCAGGCGAGCATAACCATTCACAGGAATGAGTGTTCACACCATACTGTCCCTTTAAAGTGCAGCTGTATGGGTAACATGTCTGAGGATCAAATCTGTCAGATCCACTTAAAGACTTTTTGGCTCTGATAAAACTAACTCATTGTCACTTAAGAGCAGACAGAAGGACTCTAAAATGTGCcaataagtgtttttttcttattttacacattttaactgcAGCTTGTACAGAAATAGATCTTAGCTCCTGGCAATGGAAGCACAACGTCTTCTTTTAAATCACGTGGTGCAGCGTAACTTAAGTTCCTCCAGAATATTCATCATATTAATTCATTCATGTAATACTATATAGACAAATATAAACACATTCATGCTTCTAAGACAGTGGTGTCAAAACACTTTGTCACATTTGTCAAGACCCTGTAGGCGGCGCTGTctgttctcttctctttttcccTCACAGGTGACtgtagttgacaggtgggcgtggtgTACACCTGCAACTCGTTTCGGCAGCTCCGGCTTGGAGCTTAAAAGCAGGTTACAGTCAGCTGAAGGACACCGAAGTGTTAAACTGTTGTGGTACGCTTAGTGGCCACTGTCTCTCGACAGTTTCTCGTCCCAGTGCTTCTTATGTTCCTGGTTCCCTGTGTTACTCTTGTCTCCTGTTTTTTCGTAGTTCACTTTGTGCCTTGGATTACTCATCGGTCGCTTCTCCGAGCGCTGAAGACAGATTCCTGAATCCccgccgctcagattttgctctggcatttCCCTCGAGCCCCCCTGGTATTACCAAGCTGGACAACAGTTTCTGTTCCCTGGATTAACCCTGGTTCCTTCGGCTGCTCTCTGTTCCCTGCTAcctgctgtggtgctgctcgggctccccgcctctgttccacctgccagctcacctgtcactcGGTCACTTAGTTCCTCCAAGAGTAAGAGTTCTACTGAATCCGTTCTTCcactacaccccccccccccccccccccccccccccggccgtAAGCAGGGCTACACAGGGCTACCTGCACTTGCCCTCATTAATCTGTTCCGTTCTTCTCCCACAGTGTTCCGCCGTCTCAATCACTGTTAGCTGCTCTCTCAGAGAGTACCATATTTGTGTACCTTTGAgccttaaataaacatctttaactgCTCATTGTTTCCcgactgtgttctgcatgtgggcagaacacctaaaaaccatgacaacattcaattcaattcaattcaattttatttatatagcgccaattcataaaacatgtcatctcgaggcactttacaaagtcaaaatcaatcatattatacagattggtcaaaaatgtcctatataagggaaccagttgattgcttcaaagtcccaacaagcagcattcactccttgagAAGCAtaaagctacagggagagttgtctgcattgaccatggctttgcagcaatccctcatactgagcaagcatgaagcgacagtggaaagtaagaccacccattagcgggaaggaaaaacctccagctgaaccaggctcagtatgattggtcatctgcctcgaccgactgggggttacagaagacagagcagagacacaacaagagtgacaaacaagcacagaagcacacattgatccagtaatctattctatattagatgataatagtgggtgagctgtcttctctggatgatgtctcagataacagaacgccagaacagatgtacctactatgaagaaaaaagagagagagaacaaaaagttataagcagaaatgatgacaagcaatgcatagtggaagaacagtagaactcaatagagtgagaaaaatagatcctgatgtcctccagtagcctaagcccatagaagcacatccccataggtaggtcagggcaacataagccactctagttgTAAGcgttgtcaaaaaggaaagttttaagattagtcttaaaagtagacagggtgtctgcctcacggaccattGGCCACATCAAAGTAATTGGGGGCAACaaagttaaattttctttctttttaaatttcaagcttattttctctttgcaaaattattcatttttacctgcacaaacataaacaaagtatgatattttaattaaatagagAAAACAGATTTCTGTTGAAAAGGGAGCTGTAAGTCATTGTCAATCTGAAACATAACATCTACCGGGTTTCCcttgtttaaaagaaacaaaacattgcaaatgttttaaaactcaGTTATTTTCTATCatcttttcaggattttttattCTCAGCTTCAAGAATAGGAAATAgttgcttttcttcagaaaCTATTGCTTTATTCAGTTGGGTTCACTAAATGAGTGCACCAAGGTCTGCTCTTAATTGAATTTCACTGGAGTTTTCCAGTGCTCCTATAAACttgatttttgaaaaaaatatatcactTTGTTGTATCTTCTATTGTTAGAATACTTTGGCTGTATCTTCTTTGAATGGTATTGCAACAAtgaaaattcaactgcaagatttaatttttaaccGCATCAGCCTTTGAGCTGGAAAATCAAATTTGTACCATGTTTGTATTGCAGTCGAGCATCGTGCAAAATCACTTGAGGGTCACAAATGGGCCCTGAACCGCATTTTAGATACCCCGGTTCTAGGACATAGCATATATGAATCTCCTCTACACAATCCTGAcacaagttaaagaaaaaacataacacatttttacattttaacatatttattgatCTCATACAGAATACAGGAAACAGCAGTATGTGCTTGCAGTAGAAATGCtaacacaaaagcaaaacatcagTCAATAAAATTCTCTAAGCGAACCCCCGAAACGCTTGAAAGCTGTAGTCTGCGTTGTTAAAAGGATTTAAGGAGAAATGTGGAGAAGCTGTGCGGAGGCAAAATATGGTCTGTAGTAGACAGCATCCTGAACATCTTAACcttaaaaaatagtaaatattGCAACAACTTATAGGTTTAATCAAAATTTTCgaagaaaatcaaaacatgatttaagtcaaaattattttattaattcttATGTTGTTTAGTTTTGCCTCAAGTTACACTTAGATATTTCATATGgaatttatatttttcataatatattgtaGTTGTTTTAACTTGTATTAAAGTAGCCATTAGCTTTGCGCTACTTTCCAAACATCTGTGTGTTTATCTTATGTGAGGAAGATAAATCTGAACCTTTCCTTTACAGGTCAGTCATGGGGAAATTTAGGATAAGATGAAAATGCATGGTTTGCATGGTTCcggatttaaagaaaaaaaatcacaaaagtgtttgttttgctATTTTGCAGTCAAGATCGCTGCGTACACCAGAACTTTTCAGAACATAAACAGTATCACAGTCATTAAGTTCTTTCGGTTTATCTGTGCTGATTATTTTGAACTTTTCATATGGTGGAATGAGCACCTCTTGCTCTCTGTCTCCAAGTGTGGGGTAATTTTTCAAATAAGCACCTTGACAAGTTCTAACTTTAAAGCATGTAGTACGACCAAATTGTGTCATATCTGATATCCTTGAGGTGGAAGTAAAAGTACCAAACCGCATCTCTTGGTTGACCTTACCAGTGAACTTAGCTTTGGTTCTGCGGAAAGTTGtctcacatttgtttttattgaggATCTGTATAGCCCTGGTCAGCCAGAAATGCAAGGAATGAAACGGAAAGGATGACTTATAGACATTTTTACTGGTCCTGACTGCTTCATTGAATTTCTTATAGAGGTCTGCCGGTCCTCCAGCTGTGTAAACACAAATTGCCTGGATGTGATCTTTTGTTAGATCTTTGTCTCccggttgttgttttttttttgcacatgtcTCAGCTTTTTCCCATGCCTTTTTAAAGAGAccatcttttgtttcttttttaaagtatgtttcattgacctttttttccatcttaGCAGCGCAGGTCGAGTATCTGTCATCAACAGAATTTTCAGCCATGTCCAGTGGGAAGGACTGATTATCTGGTCCATTGTAGGCGCCAATGAtctagagggggaaaaaatatagaATGAAGAGCAAAACGGGAAGCAGTTGAAGTTGTATTTGccatattaaagccatgatgaaataattgatgtcagattgaattctggcCATGTAACCAGTGGACAACTCAGAAGGGGGTTGTGTGAAAGACTTTCACGTTTCAGGCTGGGACGGCTTccctctcagcagggtgcctgGTGTAAACCCAAAGCATTCCCCCACATACAAAGGTCAGATCACTCCTAGCAGAGACCCAGTCTATTCCTGAGAGCTACATGGGACAGTagtgtcttcttcttctcccatgGGGCTCCCgaggagaggggggggctaGCGagtgttaagaaaatatcttagtcaagcagagtggtgtctgtctctccctgctccagcgtaagataaacacggagttttattgccccccccccccccgggggggggggggggggggggtcagaaggagagggggtcaatCATCTTCCCCTGAGCTTGCAGGAGGAGCtataaagttgataaaaaggaatgtcttggtaaaacttacttcagacagacttcgCGACCGCGCGGTGaaaatcatcttgattggtaatgtaaactctgtctccatatttaatttctatgaattaaatatgcacattaaactgttctacctcttgactaatgttttctcacttgcggccaaatctggaaccggggtaagatgggttttcaatagacatgtagcagcaggccggtaaacccaatctttaacaCGAGCCACCCCTGCAAGCCACATGGAAGCCAGTCTTGTGcgataaccaaggtgcaataatctatttaatacactgtcctacaacccgtgcaataatcctgatgtagtgacttctgctgctatcatcacctgaacataattcagcccacatgtatgta is part of the Fundulus heteroclitus isolate FHET01 chromosome 13, MU-UCD_Fhet_4.1, whole genome shotgun sequence genome and harbors:
- the LOC105934277 gene encoding erythroblast NAD(P)(+)--arginine ADP-ribosyltransferase-like, which gives rise to MKTKMLFYGSLCLFLCCMLQEIIGAYNGPDNQSFPLDMAENSVDDRYSTCAAKMEKKVNETYFKKETKDGLFKKAWEKAETCAKKKQQPGDKDLTKDHIQAICVYTAGGPADLYKKFNEAVRTSKNVYKSSFPFHSLHFWLTRAIQILNKNKCETTFRRTKAKFTGKVNQEMRFGTFTSTSRISDMTQFGRTTCFKVRTCQGAYLKNYPTLGDREQEVLIPPYEKFKIISTDKPKELNDCDTVYVLKSSGVRSDLDCKIAKQTLL